From one Rosa rugosa chromosome 4, drRosRugo1.1, whole genome shotgun sequence genomic stretch:
- the LOC133707357 gene encoding uncharacterized protein LOC133707357, with the protein MEQHLRGSQSPIDVFKYRRRQLSPLAPLHNLITPQTEDGVSVAESYGSKGQFVYGKENLHPTSFPTKNKSEAQMCEATSSSGLCTPSLKSHFAYQVMASREAAAVAALASSPKLNNTIETPITVISCKDWSPQDDGIEVILPSTEIPSSKEDVDASGTALLSLVYGPSTRRRRLPLFAEICPE; encoded by the exons ATGGAACAGCACTTGCGAGGTTCTCAGTCGCCGATTGACGTCTTCAAGTACCGCCGTCGTCAACTATCGCCGCTCGCGCCTCTGCACAATCTGATCACGCCGCAGACGGAGGACGGCGTTTCGGTTGCCGAAAGCTACGGCTCCAAAGGCCAG TTTGTATATGGAAAAGAAAATCTGCATCCAACTTCTTTCCCTACCAAGAACAAATCCGAG GCACAGATGTGCGAGGCTACAAGTAGCTCAGGATTATGCACCCCCAGCCTGAAGTCCCACTTTGCCTATCAGGTCATGGCATCCAGAGAAGCAGCAGCAGTAGCAGCATTAGCCTCATCGCCAAAGCTAAATAACACCATTGAGACCCCGATTACTGTCATCAGCTGCAAGGACTGGTCACCCCAAGATGATGGCATTGAGGTTATCTTGCCTTCAACTGAAATACCTTCATCGAAGGAAGATGTGGATGCATCTGGCACTGCTTTGCTGAGTCTTGTCTATGGTCCTTCTACTAGAAGAAGGAGATTGCCACTGTTTGCTGAAATTTGCCCAGAGTAG
- the LOC133707356 gene encoding sister chromatid cohesion 1 protein 1-like, with amino-acid sequence MFYSHSLLARKEPLGQIWMAATMHAKMNRRNLNQIDLIRICEEILNPRAPMALRLSSILMGGVVIVYERKVKLLFDDVHRLLDQLNEAWKKVKSNTDSTILPKRRAQAKKEAITLPEAEHQDTDLVGDIEQSLDFSHHATLFQQQTGYFLMQLDSVDVGETLDDNAVEGDQHQNLHQADPEDITLPKCYDPSDAHADLFNPRFERFEIEGDNIDLTSGEPTHIRPPSPNYLIPSPPRQDQHQEGQQANNVFDEVVQMQDVQENAQQRQRPIRRRKRKTTASAMDNDQTIHPGHVYQSWLQDTSDIVSRRRRNQKPKNIMSTMKIGKLMEQPAIVLMGRLFKPGSGETYYPAPLLELFKEKHTHDSPSALTSPPLPPEPSSWSPPERETYQDPPVEDFLSGGGSQSFVTPTEQIRTNLVNNDITLQAELMDELKANLNGMKGVDTNPATPRNSGDERRSILSSSSGKGVNRNSSEVNSGRKRRYSSIHSNDGLEPVLEDNGCQHSDPNFNVTRFSGNGPTTEHELLMETGPTQTQQPIINQPLERVTDAIRMELKSHFEIPGGPQVESLNKLTAGMNRRGAAMLFYQTCVLATRDFVKVKQNAPYEDILITRGPNM; translated from the exons ATGTTCTACTCTCACAGCCTCCTTGCTCGCAAAGAGCCGCTCGGCCAAATCTG GATGGCCGCCACCATGCACGCCAAGATGAACCGCAGGAATCTCAACCAGATCGACCTCATCAGAATCTG CGAAGAGATTCTGAATCCAAGAGCTCCTATGGCTCTCCGACTCTCCAGTATTCTCATGG GTGGAGTCGTCATCGTCTACGAACGTAAAGTGAAGCTCCTATTCG ATGATGTGCACCGTCTTctg GATCAATTAAACGAAGCATGGAAGAAGGTGAAATCCAACACAGACTCCACTATCCTACCCAAACGGAGAGCTCAGGCCAA GAAAGAAGCAATAACTCTGCCTGAGGCTGAGCATCAAGATACTGATCTTGTTGGTGACATCGAGCAGTCTCTTGATTTTTCTCACCATGCCACACTTTTCCAGCAGCAAACCGGCTATTTTCTCATG CAACTGGATAGCGTAGATGTGGGAGAAACACTTGACGATAATGCAGTGGAGGGAGATCAACATCAGAACTTACATCAAG CTGATCCTGAGGATATCACATTGCCTAAATGTTATGATCCATCAGATGCACATGCAGATTTGTTCAACCCTCGCTTTGAGAG ATTTGAAATCGAGGGAGATAACATAGACCTCACATCAGGAGAGCCCACACATATTCGACCACCTTCTCCAAATTATCTAATACCTTCTCCGCCTCGTCAAGACCAGCATCAGGAAGGACAGCAGGCTAATAATGTGTTTGATGAAGTGGTGCAGATGCAAGATGTTCAAGAGAATGCTCAACAGAGGCAGAGGCCTATAAggaggagaaagagaaaaacaacAGCCTCTGCAATGGATAATGACCAAACAATCCATCCTGGACATGTGTACCAATCTTGGCTTCAAGATACTTCAGATATAgtttcaagaagaagaagaaaccaaaag CCCAAGAACATAATGTCTACTATGAAGATTGGTAAACTCATGGAGCAGCCAGCTATTGTTCTCATGGGTCGTTTATTTAAACCCGGAAGTGGAGAAACATATTATCCGGCTCCTCTCTTAGAGCTATTCAAGGAAAAACATACCCATGACTCACCTTCAG CATTAACCTCGCCACCTCTGCCTCCAGAACCATCATCATGGTCACCACCTGAAAGAGAAACTTATCAAGACCCG CCTGTTGAAGATTTTCTTAGTGGAGGTGGCTCCCAGTCATTTGTAACCCCCACAGAACAGATACGGACAAATTTAGTTAACAATGACATAACACTACAAGCTGAACTCATGGATGAACTGAAAGCCAATCTTAATGGCATGAAAGGAGTTGATACCAACCCGGCAACACCAAGAAATTCTG GAGATGAGAGAAGATCCATCCTGAGCTCCTCATCTGGAAAGGGAGTTAACAGAAACAGTTCAGAAGTCAATTCTGGACG GAAGAGGCGTTATTCATCTATACATAGCAATGATGGACTTGAACCAGTATTAGAGGATAATGGATGTCAGCACTCTGATCCAAACTTCAACGTAACAAGGTTTTCTGGAAATGGCCCAACAACTGAGCATG AATTATTGATGGAAACTGGACCGACACAGACACAACAACCTATCATCAATCAACCACTGGAAAGAGTGACTGATGCCATTCGAAT GGAACTGAAATCCCATTTTGAAATACCGGGGGGCCCTCAAGTAGAATCCCTGAACAAACTGACTGCTGGAATGAATCGAAGAGGAGCGGCTATGCTTTTCTATCAAACTTGTG TTCTTGCTACTCGTGATTTCGTAAAAGTTAAACAAAATGCCCCTTACGAGGATATTCTCATTACTCGAGGACCAAATATGTGA